GATTTACCCCAATTGTCAGTTCTCACATCTGCTCTAACTACTTCTCCAGATTTGCGCATCAAGTCTTTCAATGCTTGCCAgttaattgaaaatggtaaGTTTCCGACAAAAATTTCTGTACCAGGCTTTGGAGCAGGCGGTTGAAATCTTTCTCTTGATGTTGGTGCTCGGTTGGAAAACCTATCACTTCTTTCACTATAAGTGGTGCTGCGAGGGAACCGTTCTGAACTTCTTGGTTGACTGACTTCCTTTTTCTTGTCTCCAGGTGGTGGATAGTCCTGTCTAACAAAAATTTCCCTACCACGATATTCATGATGGTCATATTTAGAAATTGCCTTGCGTACGTCATCCTTATTTGAGAATTCAACAGTTGCCATACCTCGAGATTGACCCCTATTCGTAACTATATCTGCTCTAACTATGTCTAAGTCACCTTTAAATATCTCTTCAACATCGTTTGAAGTACATCCAAATGGGATATTACCCAcaaatatagaattatCGTAATTTCTTTCTGTCTTTGTACGGTATTCGTCTGATCCACCAGCGTACGAGCTACTACTATAATCTCTTCTTGAACCATAATCTCTACCTCCCCTATACCCTCCTCTTCTGTAAGTGTCTCTTCTACCAAAATCTCCTCCTCCTCTTCTATCGCCACCATATCTGCCGCGAGAATATCCATAATCTCTGCTAGAATATGAATCTCTTGACCCTCTCGAGTCCCTCGAGTCTCTTGAGTCTCTTGAATCTCTTGAATCTCTTGAATCTCTTGAATCTCTTGAGTCTCTTGAGTCTCTTGAGTCCTTCGAGAATGATTCTTTTCTTGGTGCTGGAGAACGAGATCTTTCCCTTACCGGTGAACGTGAACGATCCTAATTGACATATTAGCaaattatttcttatatgatgaaaatattagCACCGATGAATGAATATGGGTAGCATCAAACAATTATCCCCTTACTAATATAGATTGAAGGATctaaataatcatcatttCAATCCAACAAGCATAAAGCGAAGCAGAAAGAAAGCATCTACCAAAATctaatcaattaattcatttgttaTGAAGTTTAATATTACCATTACATTCAATCCAGCTAGTtacttatatataaaaaatattacatACTCTAGaataatcatcaatatccaTATCTTCCATTTTGAAACACTGTTactatttaaattatatatcttctttaaCTATGGGTATTCTAAAGGGCAGGAAAGTGCAATTAGTTGATCGAggaatatttcttcagtATAGACACGACCACAAGTAGTACTGATTATTCAAGtctaatatacaatttatttaataattacaaaattaacGACAACGTAAAGGTATATCAAAGTCATTTCTCGGGAAATGGTAGTACTAATCTCCTTTCTATTTCTGTCTCTTTatttacttcttcttctccatCAAATTTTAATCTCACACTGCCATCCTTTTTATGACCAACAACAATTGCTGGGTAGAATGTGGTAGTCTCCGGGTATCTCGCTATTACTTTAGATCCGTAAGGGTAGTTCGTGAGGTCAGGTACATCTTCAAGTGTaggtattaataaaatttctttgtgACTTGCTTTGAAAGTCTGCCCAGggttattattttcatccGGTTCTGGATCTCTAATTTCAAACTTTATTCCATCGCCTATCACCTTCATTACTTCACACTGGATCCATTCTTCGAAGTGTCTgttttttaatttatagGCTACCTCAGATCCAACATAAATAGGTTCCAGGGGGTTAAACTTCGACGTATAATACAGTCTGCCGACTTTCTTGGGATTTGTTTTCTTGTTATGTGCTTTGCCGCTAGCTTTGGATGCTATTTGCTGTTGGCTATTTGATTTTTGTGGTGAAGTTTCATTTGCTTGCTTGGTAGAAGCCTGTAAATTGGTGATTAGAGTTTGTAAATTTTCCTGTGAAACGGAAACCAACCTTTTTGCTGTAGCCACATTTGATTTATGACCcgttatttcttctttcaattcattcaattcttcttctgataAACCATTCATTGAATCTTTAGCATACTTACTGTATAAACTATCAAATGATAGAGATTCATTTGCACTGCAAATATCTTGTAGTGACgttataataatattccaatatcCCTCTGTTTCTGGCGACAGCATTTTTCCTAAATATACTAGTTAACAATTAAAAGTAGACAAACTTATACCTTCATTAAACACCTTGAGTAGCTACGTGATATACTTCTTGGTAAAGTCACGACCGAAGATTTTAATGTTAGACATGTTCTACATGTTCTACATGTTCTAGGTGTTTTACTTATAgaattcattgaaaatgCAATCCTAATAGAAATATGTTTGGTTGTTTGGTAACATCCACCTTCGCTCAACTgttatcttctttttataAACTCAGCATAACTAACAGAAAAAGTACATTTAATAGTCTTAACATGGCTTATTATTTAACCTCAACAATAACTACAACTAAGCGTTGTATAATCCAGATATCATTAAGCAATATGACTCGATGCTTGCAAAACACCGGAGTATAGTTGCATCAACTCCAATTTAAATAGTTGATACGCTAGGATTAATAATATCCAGTGGAATTTTGATCCAACttttttgcatttattCATGAACTAGACACATTGATCGACACATAAGTGGCTTTAACAAATTGTACCTTATCAGTATTATGCTTGTGTTATTTTGTTTCACAATGCTGCattttaaatcaatttaCGCTATACGTGATAGACTTCTTATAGATTTTCGCAAAGTCACTGGGTGTCTAAAAT
This is a stretch of genomic DNA from Debaryomyces hansenii CBS767 chromosome G complete sequence. It encodes these proteins:
- a CDS encoding DEHA2G11044p (similar to uniprot|P38922 Saccharomyces cerevisiae YNL004W HRB1 Poly(A) RNA-binding protein); the encoded protein is MDIDDYSRDRSRSPVRERSRSPAPRKESFSKDSRDSRDSRDSRDSRDSRDSRDSRDSRDSRGSRDSYSSRDYGYSRGRYGGDRRGGGDFGRRDTYRRGGYRGGRDYGSRRDYSSSSYAGGSDEYRTKTERNYDNSIFVGNIPFGCTSNDVEEIFKGDLDIVRADIVTNRGQSRGMATVEFSNKDDVRKAISKYDHHEYRGREIFVRQDYPPPGDKKKEVSQPRSSERFPRSTTYSERSDRFSNRAPTSRERFQPPAPKPGTEIFVGNLPFSINWQALKDLMRKSGEVVRADVRTDNWGKSRGFGTVVFSTEEEAARAVEEFQGFEIEGRQLDTRPGRVYSQERNSSSDIVSSNPNENTEATHENTEFTENVTGDGEKSNTIFVSNLPWVTNVDDLYELFETIGRVANAEVQYNEAGKPSGNAVIQFELEELAELAITNLDNYNYGGRDLKISYANKL
- a CDS encoding DEHA2G11066p (similar to uniprot|P25554 Saccharomyces cerevisiae YCL010C SGF29 SaGa associated Factor 29kDa), with protein sequence MSSPETEGYWNIIITSLQDICSANESLSFDSLYSKYAKDSMNGLSEEELNELKEEITGHKSNVATAKRLVSVSQENLQTLITNLQASTKQANETSPQKSNSQQQIASKASGKAHNKKTNPKKVGRSYYTSKFNPSEPIYVGSEVAYKLKNRHFEEWIQCEVMKVIGDGIKFEIRDPEPDENNNPGQTFKASHKEILLIPTLEDVPDLTNYPYGSKVIARYPETTTFYPAIVVGHKKDGSVRLKFDGEEEVNKETEIERRLVLPFPEK